Genomic window (Maylandia zebra isolate NMK-2024a linkage group LG11, Mzebra_GT3a, whole genome shotgun sequence):
aATAACTTTAAAAGCTCTCTGCTTTTGATGGCTCTGGGCTCCATACCTCAGCTGATCCAGGATGCAGGAGTAGCAGAAAATCATTACACCAGAAGGAAGTACAAAGCCCACTATGAGATAAATCATGCGTGATGCCAACCTCCAATTATATACAGCCTCCTCACCAAATTTGTAATAATTGGGAACACACTCTCTTCTGCCTCGTCTATCATCAAACACATCTTCTAAAAAGATCCAGTCAATGATAGAGAGAAGCAGGGAAAAGCACCACACCATCAGGCAGCTGGCCTGAACAACCCAAGGCTTCTTCCTTGAGTACATCTGTGTAGCATGGACGATGGACAGGTAGCGGTCCAGACTGATGCAGGCCAGGAGAAGGATCCCACTGTAGAAGTTAATCTAAAGAAATCAATGAGAGATGAGCAAGACATATTTTGAAACCTCTGCTAAATTAATTGAAAGTACAGATTTTTTCACTGCATCTTTACTTCAGCACAATACTTACTGTAAAAACACTTCCAGCGATCTTGCACAGGGGAGTACCAAAAGTCCATCCATCACTTTGGGCATACTGTACTGCCCAGATGGGCAGCGTCACCAGCATCAGGATATCTGCCACTCCCAGATGGAGGATGAAGGTATCTGTTACGCTCCAGGTCTTCCTACTCCGAGCCAGTATTCCCAACAGCAATCCGTTCCCAAGTAGACCAACAACAAACACCACAGAGTACAGAACTGGTAtgaacacagcttcaaaatTCACATTCTCAGTCAGGTCGCAAATATCACCCCCTTCATAAGAGCCATTCGAGTCTGAATAGTTATAGTTTTCATAGAAATCAGACCAGTCAAGGTCCTCCCCTGTCACTGTAATCTTTTCATCTTCCATCATCTGTGGACAGACAGAGAAAAGGCCGTTAATTTGGTTTCAGCACAAATGTTTTCTACCACATGGTGGTGCTATCtatcatctatctatctatctatctatctatctatctatctatctatctatctatctatctatctatctatctatctatctatctatctagcaTTTAGTTTGGTCATTTAGATATTCTTGATGATCACATTATAAGCAGGTAAAAAACACTGTGTTTTGTAAATAATGTCATAACTGTAAGGACAGAGTAACACCACAtgaacatacatacatatatacaagttttgtgatatttttttttaataaatggaaTTTATTATATCAATAAACATAAAAGTAAAGGATTCAAAAGAGCTCTATCACATCTCATCTTTACAAAACCTGGAAACTTACTCAGTGACAAAAATATAATAGCAAACTATAACACTTCACACCACATCAGAGTTTAATATGCTGTGGTCTGTCACTGTGAGCTAAAGGTGTGcgtacaaacagaaaaacaaatgagCACAATGAAAGCAATGCAAACATCAAAATTCAATCATACGCAAATTGAATTTTTATGCAGAATTCATCGTTTGCATTGTTTTCAATACAAACCgattttaattatttcttaATTACATACTTAACTGCATGCATTTGTGCAGAGAGGGGAGAGTGCAGTTTAAATGTTCAATGTAATGTGTGTACTCTTATGTAAGcacaactg
Coding sequences:
- the LOC106675620 gene encoding C-X-C chemokine receptor type 3 isoform X2 yields the protein MMEDEKITVTGEDLDWSDFYENYNYSDSNGSYEGGDICDLTENVNFEAVFIPVLYSVVFVVGLLGNGLLLGILARSRKTWSVTDTFILHLGVADILMLVTLPIWAVQYAQSDGWTFGTPLCKIAGSVFTINFYSGILLLACISLDRYLSIVHATQMYSRKKPWVVQASCLMVWCFSLLLSIIDWIFLEDVFDDRRGRRECVPNYYKFGEEAVYNWRLASRMIYLIVGFVLPSGVMIFCYSCILDQLRYGAQSHQKQRAFKVIVAVVVVFFICWTPYNFTLLVETIHFDNKTETCSGTTSLEKIKTVTTCVGFIHCCLNPILYAFVGVKFRRQLMSILRSLGCKVASAKIQSFVSNRRSSMWSESAETSHSLAI
- the LOC106675620 gene encoding C-X-C chemokine receptor type 3 isoform X1 → MMMEDEKITVTGEDLDWSDFYENYNYSDSNGSYEGGDICDLTENVNFEAVFIPVLYSVVFVVGLLGNGLLLGILARSRKTWSVTDTFILHLGVADILMLVTLPIWAVQYAQSDGWTFGTPLCKIAGSVFTINFYSGILLLACISLDRYLSIVHATQMYSRKKPWVVQASCLMVWCFSLLLSIIDWIFLEDVFDDRRGRRECVPNYYKFGEEAVYNWRLASRMIYLIVGFVLPSGVMIFCYSCILDQLRYGAQSHQKQRAFKVIVAVVVVFFICWTPYNFTLLVETIHFDNKTETCSGTTSLEKIKTVTTCVGFIHCCLNPILYAFVGVKFRRQLMSILRSLGCKVASAKIQSFVSNRRSSMWSESAETSHSLAI